In Prunus dulcis chromosome 1, ALMONDv2, whole genome shotgun sequence, the following are encoded in one genomic region:
- the LOC117616273 gene encoding protein DETOXIFICATION 29-like: protein MEEQGSKLKGSSGERCCLLSLDVVEMPWLLLLLLHSLLSPRDEFGDADRDQLHDQLESFPATAHPSFISNASFTPDADDIPPILSFRDFFREFYKETKKLRYLAGPAIFTSLCQYSLGAITQVFAGQVGTLELAAVSIENFVIAGFSFGVMLGMGSALETLCGQAFGAGQLDMLGIYMQRSWVILNTTGVLLCFLYIFAQQLLRLIGQTAEISKAAGVFAIWMIPQLFAYAMNFPIAKFLQAQSKIMVMAAITALALVLHTVFSWLLMLKLGRALVGGAVVLNVSWWFIVLAQLIYIFSGTCGRAWVGFSWKAFQNLWSFVKLSLASAIMLC, encoded by the exons ATGGAAGAACAGGGCTCgaaattgaagggttccaGTGGTGAGAGGTGCtgcttgctctctctggaTGTGGTTGAGATG CCAtggctgcttcttcttctgcttcatTCACTTTTGTCGCCGAGAGACGAGTTTGGTGATGCTGATCGTGATCAGCTACATGACCAACTAGAGTCCTTCCCTGCAACCGCACACCCTTCTTTCATTTCCAACGCCTCCTTCACTCCCGATGCCGACGACATCCCTCCCATCCTCAGCTTCCGCGACTTCTTCCGCGAGTTCTACAAAGAAACGAAGAAGCTGCGGTACCTCGCTGGCCCAGCAATCTTCACCTCCCTCTGCCAGTACTCCCTCGGTGCCATCACCCAAGTCTTCGCCGGCCAGGTCGGTACCTTAGAGCTCGCCGCCGTCTCCATTGAAAACTTCGTCATCGCCGGGTTCTCCTTCGGCGTAATGCTTGGAATGGGGAGTGCGCTGGAGACGCTGTGCGGGCAAGCGTTCGGGGCTGGACAGCTGGACATGTTAGGGATATACATGCAGAGGTCATGGGTGATCCTGAACACGACGGGCGTGCTCTTATGCTTTTTATACATCTTCGCCCAACAGCTGCTCCGGCTGATAGGGCAGACCGCCGAGATATCGAAGGCGGCGGGAGTGTTCGCCATCTGGATGATACCGCAGCTGTTCGCGTACGCCATGAATTTCCCAATAGCGAAGTTCCTGCAGGCGCAGAGCAAGATCATGGTGATGGCGGCCATAACCGCGCTGGCTCTGGTTCTGCATACGGTGTTCAGCTGGCTGTTGATGCTGAAGCTGGGGCGGGCCCTGGTGGGTGGGGCCGTGGTGCTGAACGTGTCTTGGTGGTTCATCGTGTTGGCACAGTTGATTTACATCTTTTCAGGGACTTGTGGTCGAGCCTGGGTTGGGTTCTCGTGGAAGGCCTTTCAGAATCTTTGGAGTTTTGTGAAGCTGTCTCTCGCATCTGCAATCATGCTCTGCTGA